In the Micromonospora sp. WMMA1363 genome, CCCGTCGGTGGGCTGCTTGACCGGGACTTTGACGCCTTGACCTGCGCCTTCGTAACCGGAGTCGGCCAGGGTAGGCAGGTCGAGTTCGGAGGCGGCCCAGTTCAGGGCAGCCGTGATGCCCTGCTGTTGGGCGCAGGTCAGATCGTGCAGATGCCCCGGCATCGCCGCGGAGGTCCACACCGGCAGGCCGTCCGGGCGCATGACCGCTTGAACGTTTCCGCCGAAGTCACGATGCTTGCCGGAATACCAGGCGTCGATCGTGTCGCCCTTGACGCTGAGGGTGGTCTCGGCCACCCGGTCGCAGTCGAACAGCTTTCCGTCCAGGATCACGTACGACCAGCCGTCGTCGGCGACCCGGCGCAGGGCTGTGTGTAGATCCTGGGCCTGCGCGGCCAACACTGCGACACCCTCGGCCATATACCGGTACGCAGTGGCCCGGGAGATGCCGAACCCGGCGCCCAGCAGGGTCGCGTCCTCGCCTTTGCGGAACCAGACGAGCACCAGGAGTGCCTGGTAGAAGCAGGTCAACGCGCGGGTGTCGCGCCGTGTCCCCTTGGCTCGGCGTTGCGCGGCAAGCAGCCGGCCGAGGTACTGCACGAGTTCCCTGGGGACGTCGACCATGGCACGATAGGCAATCACGTGGAGCCCTCTCGAAGACGTGGATCTTGTCGCAAAGACCTGTCTATCGATGGCTCCACGCCCACTTCCAGCACCGTCCGGCGTGACCCGGTTCGCCCGTGTCGTACCAATCAACTGGGCCTGACCCGGTTTGACGGACATCCCAGCTCAGAGGGGCTGTGTGCTCCTCGGGAGGATGTTCATCATGGAAGGCATGGGCAAGAAACCACGCCGGCCGCGCAGAGCGTTCACGCCGGAGTTCAAGGCGGAGATCGTCGAGGTGTGCCGGCGGGGTGACCGATCGGTGGCGCAGGTCGTGAGGGACTTCGACCTGACCGAGACCGCGGTCCGTGAGTGGGTCAGGCAGGCCGACATCGACGCCGGCACCCGCAGCGACGGGTTGACCAGCGACGAGCGCGACGAGCTGGCGCGGCTGCGGCGGGAGAACCGCCGGCTCCGCGAGGACGTCGACATCCTGAAACGGGCCACGGCTTTCTTCGTGAGGGAGACCCGGTGAACGTGTACCCGTTCATCAAGGCGGAGAAGGCGCGGCCCGACGGGAACGTGAAGCGTTCCTGTGAGCTGCTGGAGGTCTCCCGGTCCGCCTACTACCAGCACCGTGCCGGGCCGTCGCGGCGGGAACGCGACGACGCAGACCTCGC is a window encoding:
- a CDS encoding transposase family protein, yielding MIAYRAMVDVPRELVQYLGRLLAAQRRAKGTRRDTRALTCFYQALLVLVWFRKGEDATLLGAGFGISRATAYRYMAEGVAVLAAQAQDLHTALRRVADDGWSYVILDGKLFDCDRVAETTLSVKGDTIDAWYSGKHRDFGGNVQAVMRPDGLPVWTSAAMPGHLHDLTCAQQQGITAALNWAASELDLPTLADSGYEGAGQGVKVPVKQPTDGQRLAPDNRAYNRLLRGLRWQGERGFAILVGRWKTLRHTTASPHRISDILAAALHLTHFEYKYLPQSR